A region of the Pseudarthrobacter sp. MM222 genome:
TTCCTGCGGCCGGGCCCAGGTGGACGTGTACACGCTCGCCGAGCAGGTCACGGCCGGGCTGGAAGGCATGGAGATCCCCCTGCGCGTGGCCGTCATGGGCTGTGTCGTAAATGGCCCCGGTGAAGCGCGGGAGGCCGATCTCGGTGTAGCCTCCGGTAACGGCAAGGGCCAGATCTTCGTCCGGGGCGAGGTCATCAAGACTGTCCCCGAGGACCAGATTGTTGAGACACTGATCGAAGAAGCCATGCGTATCGCTGAAGAGATGGGGGAGGCCGATGGCGAAGATGCTGTCAAGGGTAGCCCCGTGGTTAGCGTCTCGTAAGGACGGCGCCGGTTCCGGCGTCGCCGTCCGGACCCTGACCGGTTCGGACACCCAACAACTGCTGGACCTGGCAGAGCAGGACCCGATCGCCAACGTCTTCATCCTCTCCCACCTGGAGGGCGCCGGCTCGGCGGCTCCCACGGCCGGGGGAGCCAGCTTCCTCGGCGTGTTTGATGGCGTTGCCCTTGTGGGGGCCTGTTGGGCCGGGGCGAACCTGGTGCCGGTGCAGCTCGACCCGGAATTCGCCGGCCTCGTGGCGATGTCCGCGCACACCTCCGGGCGCCGCTACGCGTCCATCTTTGGTCCGGCCGAGACGGTCCTGGCCCTCTATTCCGGTCTGGAGCAGCTGGGCCACGAGGCCCACGAACTCCGGGATGACCAGCCGCTGATGTCCATCTCCGGGCCACCCGCCATCCCGGCAAACCCGCTCTTGGGATTCGGCCAGCTCGCGGACTTTGACAAGATCCTGCCCGCCTGCGCGGCGATGTTCGAGGAAGAAGTGGGCTACTCGCCCTATCTTGGCGGACGGGAGTATTACAGCCGCAGGGTGAAGGGCCTGATCCGCCAGGGACATTCGCTGGTCCACCTGAACCCGGACGGCGAGGTGGTCTTCAAGGCCGAACTGGGCGCGGTCACCCACGAGGTGACGCAGGTCCAGGGGGTCTGGATGAATCCGGCATTCCGGGGACTTGGCCAGAGCGCCGGCTACATGGCCGCCGTCGTCGACCTTGCCCGGACGCTCGCCCCGGTCACCAGCCTCTACGTCAACGACTTCAACTCCCGCGCCCGCGCCACCTACGAGCGGGTGGGGTTCCGCCAAGTGGGAACCTTCGCGACTGTCCTCTTCTAGCCGGGCCCGTCATCCCGCCACCGCTCGCTTGCGGCGGAGCCCTGCGGCGGAGATAAACGGATGCGGACTCTTGTTTTCGTGCGGCGCATCACATAAGTTCGAACATAGTCGTGCCGCTGGGGGCACGGGCGGCTCCGGGAGAACCAGCGCCGCAAGTGCCCTCAGGGGCAACCTCGAGTAACTCAGAGCCGGAGATCTGGCGGTGATGGGGGCCGTAGAGCCACGCCATGTCGGGATGACCAGCCGGGAACGGCCAGGGGCTTCCCTCAGTCATGGCGTGGCTCTGCTGCGTCCGGGCTGACGGTAGATTAGTACCTAGACTGATTTGTACCTAGACGGTTTACCCCAGTTCTGCTCGGTTTTACTGAGTTTCCCGGCACCTCCCAGAAACGGAAATCCCTCCAGTGGTCCTTCGACTCTCCAAGCTGTTCCTGCGCACGCTGCGTGAAGATCCCGCCGACGCCGAAGTGGCCAGCCACCGCCTGCTGGTCCGTGCCGGCTACATCCGCCGGGCCGCCCCGGGCATCTACACCTGGCTGCCGCTGGGACTGAGCGTGCTGCGCAAGGTGGAGCAGGTCATCCGCGAGGAAATGTCCGCCATCGGCGCCCAGGAAGTCCACTTTCCGGCGCTGCTGCCCAAGGAGCCCTACGAGGCCACCAACCGCTGGACGGAGTACGGCGAGGGCATCTTCCGGCTCAAGGACCGCAAGGGCAACGACTACCTCCTGGCGCCCACGCACGAGGAGATGTTCACCCTGCTGGTCAAGGACCTGTATTCCTCGTACAAGGACCTGCCCCTGAGCATCTACCAGATCCAGAACAAGTACCGCGACGAGGCACGTCCCCGGGCGGGCCTGCTGCGCGGCCGCGAATTCATCATGAAGGATTCCTACTCCTTCGATGTCGACGACGCCGGGCTGGACGCCAGCTACGCCGCCCACCGCGGCGCCTACCTGAAGATCTTCGCGCGCCTGGGCCTCGAGGTCATTCCGGTTGCCGCCACGGCCGGGGCGATGGGCGGGTCCAAGAGCGAGGAATTCCTGCACCCCACGGAGATCGGCGAGGACACCTTCGTGCGCTCCGCCGGAGGCTACGCCGCCAACGTCGAGGCCGTCACCACGGTAGTCCCCGCAGACATCGACTTCAGCGGCGCCCCCGCCGCCGAAGTCCGGGACACCCCGGACACCCCCACCATCGAGACGCTCGTCGACGCCGCCAACGTCCTCGTTCCGCGCGCAGACGCCGACGGCGGCCCCTGGACCGCCGCCGACACGCTCAAGAACGTCGTCCTCGCCGTCACACTGCCGACCGGTGAACGCCAGCTCGTCGTCATCGGTCTCCCCGGCGACCGCGGCGTGGACCTCAAGCGCGTCGAGGCCAACATCGGGTCCTTCCTGCCGATCGCCGGTGAGATCACGCTGGAGGCCGCCAACGACGACGACCTCAAGAAGCAGCCGCTGATCGTCAAGGGCTACCTCGGCCCCGGCATGTCCCTGGACGCGCCGCTGCTGGGCACGGAGGGCGCCGCAAAGCTGCTCTACCTCGTGGATCCCCGCGTTGTCAGCGGCTCCGCCTGGGTCACCGGCGCCAACGAGGCCGGCAAGCACGTCTTCGGCCTGGTCGCCGGACGCGACTTCGGCTGGGACGGCGTCATCGAGTGCACCGACGTGCGCGCCGGCGACGAGGCTCCCGACGGTTCCGGACCGCTGGAAACCGCCCGCGGCATTGAAATGGGCCACATCTTCCAGCTGGGCCGGAAGTACGCCGCGGCCCTGGACCTCAAGGTCCTGGACCAGAACGGCAAGCAGGTGGTGGTGACCATGGGGTCCTACGGGGTCGGCGTCACCCGCGCCGTCGCCGCCCTGGCCGAATCCAACCACGACGACAGGGGCCTGGTCTGGCCGCGCGCCGTCGCCCCGGCCGATGTCCACGTGGTGGCAGTCGGCCGCGGGGAGGAAATCTTCGCCGCCGCCGAAAAGCTGTCCCTGGAGCTCGAAGCCGCCGGCCTCGACGTCATCTACGATGACCGCCCCAAGGTTTCCCCCGGCGTAAAGTTCGGCGACGCCGAACTCGTCGGCGTCCCCACCATCCTCGCCGTCGGGCGCGGACTCGTGGACGGCGTCGTGGAGATCAAGGACCGCCGGACCGGCGACGCCGAGAACATTGCCGTTGAGAAGGCGGTTGACTACGTGGTCAACGCCGTCCGCAACAGCTGACCCGCCCGCCTACGCAGGCGTGATCTCGGGACTCGAGTCGATCGAGCTCAGCACCCTCATCCTGATCGTGGTGGCCGGCTTCGCCGCGGGTTGGGTGGACGCCGTCGTGGGCGGCGGCGGCCTGATCCAGCTCCCGGCCATGCTGCTGGTCCCGGGCATCAGCCCCGTGCAGGCACTGGCCACCAACAAGATGGGGTCGATTTTCGGCACCGCGACGAGTGCCGCAACGTTCTACCGACGCGTCCGGCCGGACCTGCGCACCGCCCTGCCCATGGCGGCGATCGCGCTGGCCGGGAGCTTCGGCGGGGCGGTGCTCGCGGCCACGCTCCCGGCGAGCGTCTTCAAACCGATCATCGTCGCCGCGCTCGTCGCCGTCGCGTTGTTCACCGCGTTCCGCCCGAGCGTGGGGGAGTTGACCAAGCTGCGCCATGACGGCCACCGGCACTACGTGGTGGCCTGCCTGATCGGGGGAGTGATCGGCTTCTATGACGGACTGATCGGCCCGGGAACCGGCTCGTTCCTCATCATCGCGCTCGTGTCGGCGATGGGCTATGCCTTCCTGGAAGCCAGCGCCAAAGCCAAGATCGTGAACATGGCCACCAACGCGGGCGCCCTGCTGTTCTTCCTGCCGCACGGCTCGCTGCTGTGGGGGCTCGGTCTGGTGCTGGGCATGGCCAACATGGCCGGTGGCTACCTTGGTGCCCGGACGGCGGTCAGGCAGGGGAGCAAGTTCATCCGGATCGTGTTCCTCGTGGTCGTGGCGGCGCTTATCCTCAAGCTCGGGTCCGACATCTGGCAGGAATCCTTCGCCTGAGCCGTCCGCCGGCCATCCCCGGAGCGCTCCTCCGGGCCCTCCGGGGCAGTACCTCCCCGAACCGGGGCCGTCGGCGTAGCATGCAGCTATGTCAGCACCAGAAGAACGCTACAGGGACGCCTTGGACGCTGCGGCCCGGCATGCGCACCGGTGGCTGGAGAGCCAGGAAACACGCCAGGTCAGCCCACGCACCACCGCGGCCGCATTGGCGGCCGACTTCGGCGGACCGCTGCCCAATGAGGGCATGCCGGCGGCGGCAGTGGTGGACTATCTCGCCGCCAAAGCCGAGCCAGGCCTGATGGCCATGCCCTCCGGACGGTTCTTCGGCTGGGTTATCGGCGGCACCCTCCCGGCGGCCCTCGCCGCGGACTGGCTGGTCAGCGCCTGGGACCAGAACACCGGTCTCCGCTACGCCACTCCCGCGACGGCGGCCATCGAGGAAGCTGCAGGCCATTGGCTGCTTGAGCTCTTGGGGCTCCCGGAAGAGTCCGACGTCGGCTTTACCACGGGCGCCACCATGGCGAATTTTGCCGGCTTGGCGGCGGCCCGCTGGCGGCTGCTGACCGACGCCGGGTGGGATCTGGACCGCGACGGCCTGTCGGGGGCGCCGCGGATCCACTGCCTGGTGGGGCAGGAACGGCACGACACCATCGATCTTGGCCTCCGCTACCTGGGGTTGGGCCGGCCGACGGTCGTGCCTGCCGACCGGCAGGGCCGGATCGACCCAGCGGAACTGGACTGTGCCTTGGACCGCGCGGCCCTGGACGGCGCGGCCCTGGACGGCGCCGGCGGCTCCGGCCCGGCTCCGCTGCTGGTCTGCCTGCAGGCCGGGAACCTGCACTCCGGCGCCTTCGACCCCTTCACCGAGGCGATAGCGGTCGCGAAGGCGCACGGCGCCTGGGTCCACGTGGACGGCGCCTTCGGGCTGTGGGCAACCGCGGTTCCGGAGCTCGCCGGGTTGACTGCCGGGCTGCAGCTCGCCGATTCGTGGGGGACCGACGCGCACAAGACCCTGAATGCCCCGTACGACTGCGGCATCGCGATCGTCCGGGACGCCCAGGCGCTGCGTTCGGCGATGGGAGTGCACACCAGCTACTTGATCCAGGACACGGAGGGTCCCGGAGACCCCTTCGAGAAGGTTCCCGAGTTGTCCCGGCGGGCCCGCGGGGTGCCCGTGTGGGCGGCCCTGAAGGAGCTGGGCCGGGACGGCGTTGCCGCCCAGGTCCGTGGGCTGGTGCGGCGCGCCGCGCAACTGGCCGAGCAACTGTCGGCCGTCGACGGCGTGGAGGTGCTGAACGACGTCGACTACACCCAGGTTTCGCTGGCCTTCGGCGACGACGCCACCACCCGGGCGGTCACGGCACAAATCATTGCTGACGGCCGGGTCTGGATGTCCGGTTCCCGGTGGCAGGACCGGGACATCCTGCGGATCTCGGTGAGCAACTGGAGCACGGACGACGCCGATGTGGCGACCGCCGTCGGCGCCGTCCGGGACGCCGTGGCGGCAGTACGGGGGCACACCGGTTAGGCTGCAGCCGTCCCCGGGACCGGCAAGTCATGCGCTGCGGGCAGCCCCGGCAGGGTGCGTCCGGCCAGCGTGCTGGCCACCCAGAGCGAGCGCGCCAGGTCCCCTTCGTGACGGGCTTGCGAGGCGTACCAGAGGGCGTTGTCCACTTCCCGGGCCAGGCTCCACTGGCGGGCGGCTTCGGCGTCGAGGCCGGCGGCGGCGCTGAAGTCCCGGCAGCGCTCCAGCAGGCCCCGTTCCGGGTCCGCCCGGGACAGCTCGGGGATCCGGTTCCAGAGCAG
Encoded here:
- a CDS encoding proline--tRNA ligase, producing MVLRLSKLFLRTLREDPADAEVASHRLLVRAGYIRRAAPGIYTWLPLGLSVLRKVEQVIREEMSAIGAQEVHFPALLPKEPYEATNRWTEYGEGIFRLKDRKGNDYLLAPTHEEMFTLLVKDLYSSYKDLPLSIYQIQNKYRDEARPRAGLLRGREFIMKDSYSFDVDDAGLDASYAAHRGAYLKIFARLGLEVIPVAATAGAMGGSKSEEFLHPTEIGEDTFVRSAGGYAANVEAVTTVVPADIDFSGAPAAEVRDTPDTPTIETLVDAANVLVPRADADGGPWTAADTLKNVVLAVTLPTGERQLVVIGLPGDRGVDLKRVEANIGSFLPIAGEITLEAANDDDLKKQPLIVKGYLGPGMSLDAPLLGTEGAAKLLYLVDPRVVSGSAWVTGANEAGKHVFGLVAGRDFGWDGVIECTDVRAGDEAPDGSGPLETARGIEMGHIFQLGRKYAAALDLKVLDQNGKQVVVTMGSYGVGVTRAVAALAESNHDDRGLVWPRAVAPADVHVVAVGRGEEIFAAAEKLSLELEAAGLDVIYDDRPKVSPGVKFGDAELVGVPTILAVGRGLVDGVVEIKDRRTGDAENIAVEKAVDYVVNAVRNS
- a CDS encoding GNAT family N-acetyltransferase, whose amino-acid sequence is MLSRVAPWLASRKDGAGSGVAVRTLTGSDTQQLLDLAEQDPIANVFILSHLEGAGSAAPTAGGASFLGVFDGVALVGACWAGANLVPVQLDPEFAGLVAMSAHTSGRRYASIFGPAETVLALYSGLEQLGHEAHELRDDQPLMSISGPPAIPANPLLGFGQLADFDKILPACAAMFEEEVGYSPYLGGREYYSRRVKGLIRQGHSLVHLNPDGEVVFKAELGAVTHEVTQVQGVWMNPAFRGLGQSAGYMAAVVDLARTLAPVTSLYVNDFNSRARATYERVGFRQVGTFATVLF
- a CDS encoding pyridoxal phosphate-dependent decarboxylase family protein; translation: MSAPEERYRDALDAAARHAHRWLESQETRQVSPRTTAAALAADFGGPLPNEGMPAAAVVDYLAAKAEPGLMAMPSGRFFGWVIGGTLPAALAADWLVSAWDQNTGLRYATPATAAIEEAAGHWLLELLGLPEESDVGFTTGATMANFAGLAAARWRLLTDAGWDLDRDGLSGAPRIHCLVGQERHDTIDLGLRYLGLGRPTVVPADRQGRIDPAELDCALDRAALDGAALDGAGGSGPAPLLVCLQAGNLHSGAFDPFTEAIAVAKAHGAWVHVDGAFGLWATAVPELAGLTAGLQLADSWGTDAHKTLNAPYDCGIAIVRDAQALRSAMGVHTSYLIQDTEGPGDPFEKVPELSRRARGVPVWAALKELGRDGVAAQVRGLVRRAAQLAEQLSAVDGVEVLNDVDYTQVSLAFGDDATTRAVTAQIIADGRVWMSGSRWQDRDILRISVSNWSTDDADVATAVGAVRDAVAAVRGHTG
- a CDS encoding sulfite exporter TauE/SafE family protein — encoded protein: MISGLESIELSTLILIVVAGFAAGWVDAVVGGGGLIQLPAMLLVPGISPVQALATNKMGSIFGTATSAATFYRRVRPDLRTALPMAAIALAGSFGGAVLAATLPASVFKPIIVAALVAVALFTAFRPSVGELTKLRHDGHRHYVVACLIGGVIGFYDGLIGPGTGSFLIIALVSAMGYAFLEASAKAKIVNMATNAGALLFFLPHGSLLWGLGLVLGMANMAGGYLGARTAVRQGSKFIRIVFLVVVAALILKLGSDIWQESFA